The following nucleotide sequence is from Vibrio sp. SCSIO 43136.
GTGCAGGTGCTGTAGATGTTAACGCTCAGTTAGCTAACGCTTTGGGCTACATGCAACAAACGTATGGCTATCAACCGAGCGGCTCAGTACCGAGTTTTGAAAATACTCTCAATGGCTATATCCAATCACTTAACTACATCATGAAAGTGATGGCACCAGATGTCAGTTTTGGATGGCAAATCAATTTATGGGCAGTTGGGTCTGCAAATTGGGTTCATAGCAGTGATGATCAATCGGTGGCAATGGGACAGCGAGTGGGTGACTTTGTGAATCAATTACAAGTCTACTCACAGCAATATAAACCAGACTACATTGTGTTTGATAAATATGAGCGTGATGGATTTGGCAGCGAGGCGATTGGTAATTACGCCTATAACGCAACGAGTTGGCAGCGTTACTTAGACTATGTCAAAACCATCAGTGATGCGGTAGACGCCCCAGCGATGATCTGGCAAATTCCCGGTGGGCATATTCCGACTCAAGAGGAGGGCACAAGCCTGATTCAGAGTAATCATCAAGCTTCAGGCGGCACATTCTTTATGGGAGATGACCGCATCAATGCCGATATTGATACGGTCTACACAGGTCTGTTAGATAAACCTCTTAACGCCGCTGTTTACAATGGGGCATCTAACGTTCGTCAGTTACTCGACAAAGATGCTGGATACGATTGGTCATATCGCCGTATGGCGGAATTGCCAGAGCATAATGTCTTCTCATTGTTTTGGGGAGGTGGCTCGACAACCTCGGTGGTATCGATTGGTTCCAATGGTGATGATGGCGGTTGGCTTAAGAGCAAAGTCGCCGACTATGTCAGTGCACCAACCTGTCTGACTGGCGTTGATTGTGATGGTTCTATCTGGGGTGGGGGTGGGACACCTCCAGACCCTACGCCTGATCCTGATAACCGTGCACCAGTGATCAGTTTGATTCCTACTTGGGTAGTTGCTGGTGGAGAGACATTGGAGATTTCGGCTTCAGCAACGGACACTGATGGTGATGTGATCAGTTACCAGTGGCAAGTGCCTGCACAGCTAACGGTAGTCTCTGGGCTCAATGAGCCTACTTTGTCGGTTACCGCTCCTGCAGTGGCAACTCAGACGAGCTACACGGTGTCACTTACCGCTTCTGATGGCAAAACTTCAACGACTAAAGCGACACAAGTTACGGTGAAAGCTTCATCAAACAGCGATGATAAATGCAGTCACCTTGAGTTCTATCAAGATGGGCAGCAATATCAGCCGCAACAAGAAGTTCGCTATCTAGGCAACCACTACCAAGCGCAGCGTTGGACTGATGTTGGTAAAGCACCCGATCAGCCGTGGACTGGCTGGAAGCTGTTAGGTAGCTGTAAGTAATAAATTCTTTAGAATCACGAGCCCACTTTTGGGCTCGTTTTCATAGAGGGGCAGATTTTGGGTCATGTTATCCAATGAACAAATAGTTTGTCAGGCGAGCCTAGGATGCCTATAGTGTCGCCAGTAACCCAATATTGGTAAGAATAAATGCAAAACGAAGAGTTCATGACTGGCGAAATGCTAGTAGAAACGGTAGAAAATCAACTTGAAGATGGTAACCCAATCAAAGTAAAAGAAACGCTGATGCGTTTGATGATGACGGGCACTGCACGTGAAGAAGCTATCGAAATGATAGCGTGTGCGCTTTCTATTGAAGTATTCGATGTCATGAAAAATGAAGGGGAATTTAACCTCAAGCGTTACAGCGAAAACTTGGATTCCCTACCAGATATGCCATGGGAAATGGAAGACTAGCTCTGCTGTAAAAAGATCACCAAAAGGTGGTCTTTTTTGTTATGGAGAGTTCGGTGTTGTTGCGGCAAACCCACGAAAGATATTAGCCACAGTCACCAAAGCAAAACCCAGTGCCACCAATGCAATATGCCAAGGCTGGCTCAGGCCTACCTGAACTAGCAACATACTCATGATGGCAGAAACTAGCATTTGTCCACCACCGGCCATCGCTGCTGCCGATCCCGCTTCTTTTTTATAGGGTTGCAGTACCATGGCTTGTGACACTGGCAGTGCCATGCCGTTGCTTGTGGTCATAATCAGTTGTCCGAGCATCATGTATATGGGCTCGATCGGGCAGGTAAATAGCCACATCGCCGATAAGATTTGTAGAACTGGGGTGCAAAGCAGTAATCGCTTAGCACCGAGAACTGGGCGAAGTCGGTTGCTTAAACTGGTGCCCAGTAACATCCCTAACGCAGGGATGATTGCCCACAATGCATATTCATCGGAGCTCATGCCAATTTGGTTTTGCATAATGAATGGCATCACAGAGATCGTCGTGATCATCAAGCTAAAGTTGAGCCATCCGATGCCTGCAAAGCTGACGAAATACTTGCTAGTGAGCAGTGCCTTATATTGGCTAAGCATCGCCTTAGGGTTTGGGATTTGGCTTTTGTTGACCATGGTTTCGTCAAAACGAATAGACAGTACCATGTACGCAAGGGCGACATAGCAAAATAGGGACACAAACACCATCTGCCAACCAAAGTGGGCATTGATAAAACCGCCAAACACAGGGGCAACCAGTGGAGTAATTGAGGCAACCATCGCAATATATGACATTGCCGTTGGCAAGTGAGCACCACTGTACCTGTCACGGGTGGAAGCTCTTGCTAATACAGCGCAGCAGCCAGTCCCCAGACCTTGTATGAATCGCCCAGCAACCATGCCATAGAAATTGTCTTGCATTAAAACGATAACTCCAATGCCCACCAGAGCAATAGCTAAACCAGCCAGTAGTACCTTCTTTCTACCTAGTGCGTCCGAGATAGGGCCATAAATAAATTGTGATGGGCCAAATCCAAACAGATAACCAGCAATTAATAGCTGGGCTTCGTCGAGCGGCATATGGAAGTCTTTAGCAATCCAAGGAAGCGCAGGAAAGACAAGTCCCATGCTGAGTTGGCCGATACTAATGATCAAGCAGGCCAGTAAGATGGTTTTGTATTGGATAGAGGTGGGCATAGTAATCTTATATGACAATTTGACGCCAAGTGTACGCTTAATCGTCTCGTTATTCATTAGTTGCTGAGAATATATGTGACTGCTTCAGTTGAGTTCTGACAATCTTCGGACAAAGTGACATTTGGCGAAGATATTATTTGACATTAAATTCATAAGCACTATGACTATAAGTAAGAACGATACATGAGCATTAAACAGGCCGATCTTGATTTTTTAAAGCAGCAATTTATCGCTGCAAAAAACAGCCTTTCAGACATTGCACCCTATGACTTTGTGCCAAGTTATCCAAGAGAAATCATCGACTTCATGGAGAACCTTCAAAGTGATTTGTGGGTAAACAGTAACTACTGTTTTAGTGATAGCACCGAAGTAATTGAAAATCTAGACAACGCTAGTGCTATGGATATTAAGGGTATTTTCACTCATTTCGCTCGTATTGAGAGGTTTTGTGATGGTGCATGGATCGGAATCTTAGAGAAACAACCTTGGGAACAACTGTTTGAACGCTTAGAGCAACTCGCAAGGTAATGGGGCAGCTTTTACTTGTTCTAACATTGGGGTGAATGCGCTGTCGATTTGCTATCGTTCATGGTTATGATTTTGGTGGTTTTAGCGAATTTTATGTTATTAATGGCGACCAATAATTAATGTTGTCATAAAAGGTTAATCATAGAACCTTAGTCTCATCGCATCTTTTACATGGAGTAACACCTGCGATGAACAAAACTCTACTGATTTCTTCTCTTTCATTTCTAGCAGCACCAACGATGGCATTTGATCTTGGTGATCCGAGTCAAAATGACACCACCAATCTGGTATGGACGGGTCACATTAGCCCAGATACGGATACGGTGACTTCAGCAATTATTGCTGCGCACATCTATGGCGGTGTTGCTGTCGTGCCTGAACAAATCAATCCAGAGAGCAAATTCGTTCTAGAGTATTGTAATTACCAAGCCCCAGAAGTGATGCCGGATTTTTCCGGCAAGCAAGTGGGTTTGGTTGATTTCAACCAAAAAACACAGTTACAAGCAACCATCGATGAGTCAAGTATCGTCACCATTATCGACCACCATGCTATTGGTGGTAAGCCTGTGAACATGGCGCAAGTAGCAACGTTGGATATTCGCCCATGGGGTTCAGCGGCAACAATTTTAGCTGACCGAGCGGAGCAAATTGGGGTTAAGTTACCGAAAGAAATTGCCTGTACTACTTTGGGTGGCATCTTGTCCGATACGGTGGTTTTGCAATCTTCAACCACGACCAAATATGACCATCAATACGCTCAGTCACTGGCGAAAACAGCAGGCATCAAAGACATCAACGATTTTGGCCAACAAATGCTGGTGGCTAAGTCGGATTTAAGCCATATGAGCGCTGAAACTATTTTGACAATGGACTACAAAAACTTTGAGTTTGCAGGCAAAAAAGTGGGTATCGGTGTTGCAGAAACACTGACAGCAGAACAACTGCTAGCTCGTAAACAAGAGTTTATTGAAGCGATGAAGGCACATAAAGCTGACAAGCAACTAGACCACTTGTTCTTCTCGGTGACGGATACCAAAAACAAACAAGCAAACCTGATTTGGATTGACGCACAAGACGGTGAAGTCGCCAAGCAGGCATTTGATCAAGATAAAGCCAATCAGTGGTTAAATCTGCCTGGAGTTACGTCGCGTAAACGCCAAATTGCGCCTGCAATTCAGTCTGCGATAGAGTCCATCAACTAAATCTTGGCTATTTAGCCCGACATAGCTTAGACAATGCCTATGATTGAAAGATCATAGGCATTTTTAATATGTTGAACGAGACAAAAATCGTGAGCGTCTAGGCAGAAATCAATGCCTTACACCGCATACTATTGATTTTCGATAAACTCACTCAACGCAGAATTATGGCTAACTACAACTTCACCCGCCCTCTGGAGCGCAACGACAGTACATCAATCAAAACTAATCAGACGGTTATTAAGCAAGTCTTAGGGCTTAACTACTACCCTGACACCATCCCTATGTGGGTTGCAGACATGGATTTTGAATGTGCTCCGGCGATAGTTGAAGCGTTATCCAAACGGGCTGCACAAGGTAACTTTGGCTATAGTTACCTCTCTGATGAGTATTTTGAAAGTGTGATCAATTGGTATGGTCGCCGACACGACATGAATATCGACAAACAGTGGTTGGTATTTAGTAATGGCACAGTATCAGCGATTCGAAATGTGGTACGTGCGTTTACAGAGCAAGGCGATGGGGTGATCATTCAACCTCCTGTCTACTATCCGTTTGAAATGCAAATCAAGGAAACTGGTCGTGAGGTCGTGCGAAATCATTTGCTCAAAGACAAGGATAACCACTATCGCATCGACTTGGATGATTTTGAGCGCCAGTGTAAGGACCCAAAGAACAAGTTATTCATCTACTGTAACCCTCATAACCCGACGGGAAATATTTGGAGTAGGGAAGTCACACAAGAGTTACTGCGACTATGTCATGAAAATGGCGTGATGGTTTTTTCTGATGAAATTCATGCTGATTTGATACGCCAAGGTGAGTCTTTTACCTCAGCTCTTAATCTTAAGTTCAGTGACAATGTTATCGTCGCAACGGCCGTGAATAAGACTTTTAATGTGGCGGGGCTGCACATTACCAACCTAGTAATAAAAAACAAAACAGTGCGGAAAACGCTAAACAACTTCACAGGCTGGATCGGGGTTTCCCCATTTGCAGTGGATGCCACGATTGCGGCATTTAACCAAGAGGAAGCGTGGGTTGAAGAGGTGAACCAAGTCATCACGCATAATATGGCTTACATGGAGCAATATCTTGGTACTCACTTACCAAAAGTTAAGTTTTTTGTACCTCAGGCCACATACCTTGCTTGGTTAGATTTCTCTGCTTTTGGCATGGAAGAGAAAGAGCTACTCAATAAGATCGCCGATCAAGCGCACCTCATCTTGGAGGGAGGAAGTATGTTCGGTGAACATGGAAAAGGGTTCATTCGCATTAATGTTGCTTGTCCTACCTCGATTTTAGAAGAGGCATTGCATCGCTTGGTTCATGCACTTGGCGACTGATATAAGTTAGCGGAACCACGGCCAGTGTCTTTTACTATGTAGAGTGCACTATCCGCTTCCGCCATGAGCTGTTCAATATCTTTGGTACTTTGATGGCATTGTGATACGCCGACACTGATACCGTAACTGATTTGGTGGTCCCCCACGGTGACCGTGCGTTGCTTTGCTTCTCGTGCGATTCTAAGCCCGAGTTCCAAGCCACTGTCTCCATGGGTGTTGGGTAGAAGAATTCCAAATTCTTCGCCCCCAAGTCTTGCCAATACATCACAATCACGAATGTTACTTTTGAGAAACTGAGCGATGTCTATTAGGACTTTGTCACCACATTGATGCCCATAGGTATCATTGATTTGTTTAAAATGGTCGGCATCAATCATGACAAAGCTCAATGGTTGTCTATACCGCTGGGCAATATCAAACAGCTTGTCAGCGGTACTAAAAAAGTAGTGTCGACTGAAAAGCTTGGTGAGCTGATCGTGGTTGGCAATTTGTTCGAGTTGGCGTTTGTAAGACTCAGCCT
It contains:
- a CDS encoding MalY/PatB family protein translates to MANYNFTRPLERNDSTSIKTNQTVIKQVLGLNYYPDTIPMWVADMDFECAPAIVEALSKRAAQGNFGYSYLSDEYFESVINWYGRRHDMNIDKQWLVFSNGTVSAIRNVVRAFTEQGDGVIIQPPVYYPFEMQIKETGREVVRNHLLKDKDNHYRIDLDDFERQCKDPKNKLFIYCNPHNPTGNIWSREVTQELLRLCHENGVMVFSDEIHADLIRQGESFTSALNLKFSDNVIVATAVNKTFNVAGLHITNLVIKNKTVRKTLNNFTGWIGVSPFAVDATIAAFNQEEAWVEEVNQVITHNMAYMEQYLGTHLPKVKFFVPQATYLAWLDFSAFGMEEKELLNKIADQAHLILEGGSMFGEHGKGFIRINVACPTSILEEALHRLVHALGD
- a CDS encoding DUF6508 domain-containing protein, with the protein product MSIKQADLDFLKQQFIAAKNSLSDIAPYDFVPSYPREIIDFMENLQSDLWVNSNYCFSDSTEVIENLDNASAMDIKGIFTHFARIERFCDGAWIGILEKQPWEQLFERLEQLAR
- a CDS encoding multidrug effflux MFS transporter, which gives rise to MPTSIQYKTILLACLIISIGQLSMGLVFPALPWIAKDFHMPLDEAQLLIAGYLFGFGPSQFIYGPISDALGRKKVLLAGLAIALVGIGVIVLMQDNFYGMVAGRFIQGLGTGCCAVLARASTRDRYSGAHLPTAMSYIAMVASITPLVAPVFGGFINAHFGWQMVFVSLFCYVALAYMVLSIRFDETMVNKSQIPNPKAMLSQYKALLTSKYFVSFAGIGWLNFSLMITTISVMPFIMQNQIGMSSDEYALWAIIPALGMLLGTSLSNRLRPVLGAKRLLLCTPVLQILSAMWLFTCPIEPIYMMLGQLIMTTSNGMALPVSQAMVLQPYKKEAGSAAAMAGGGQMLVSAIMSMLLVQVGLSQPWHIALVALGFALVTVANIFRGFAATTPNSP
- a CDS encoding manganese-dependent inorganic pyrophosphatase; the encoded protein is MNKTLLISSLSFLAAPTMAFDLGDPSQNDTTNLVWTGHISPDTDTVTSAIIAAHIYGGVAVVPEQINPESKFVLEYCNYQAPEVMPDFSGKQVGLVDFNQKTQLQATIDESSIVTIIDHHAIGGKPVNMAQVATLDIRPWGSAATILADRAEQIGVKLPKEIACTTLGGILSDTVVLQSSTTTKYDHQYAQSLAKTAGIKDINDFGQQMLVAKSDLSHMSAETILTMDYKNFEFAGKKVGIGVAETLTAEQLLARKQEFIEAMKAHKADKQLDHLFFSVTDTKNKQANLIWIDAQDGEVAKQAFDQDKANQWLNLPGVTSRKRQIAPAIQSAIESIN